The following are encoded together in the Acidobacteriota bacterium genome:
- a CDS encoding AAA family ATPase produces MSDRKVPSSIPEDPMGKDRTASDNSTIHRLDAESLARHVRDAAQAISPDRYMDDLEVRHLVRVITECSLLLTDVYSEERLARIMHPERGFLTSLVDRLIEEQRRGEGEALYRVRRLPDDVRMIGDKALFDMGLLGQRQIKGYDIEDLGARAYGMAGEVLELLADDRRLREFFDENRLLALPLDEEVVFLRQCSDRFRLYAEILKRSHSSLPAEQPDESQGLVPRHKTTAVLAATQDTAYLEAAQEQSPGVSTDVPRNRVLSNWERMLIFADLDMAQIQGALDATVIDQQQAVQQLCDEFSLFAAGTRNQSKPPAYFLVGPTGVGKNHLIERLASLLEGVCEIEVPVLTIEGPNYTYPSDINELKGATRGFIRSDEEGILTSFHQRSSSAPFSVILIDEVEKAHPQLLTFFLSILDRGTTTDNRGTVLDFSNCMLFFTSNLGYSDEQQRNDPIGFADSAERDQRVDQDIRRDLRKSLKPEFVNRVKMIHFNRLTRSSIDRILDLEFDKIAARYERVHDLRICLDGSARDELIRVGFSATYGARHLAAVLDAVCNVEIAKRVRKDDRSEETDRQELIHWLRELKSGERPFDANEVERRVLASARAKLPYGTLKIVFRDGDFEYLPVNDNSVA; encoded by the coding sequence ATGAGCGATCGCAAAGTCCCATCTTCGATACCGGAGGACCCGATGGGCAAGGACCGGACCGCCAGCGATAATTCGACGATCCATCGTCTGGACGCGGAGAGCCTGGCGCGCCACGTCCGAGACGCGGCCCAGGCGATATCGCCGGACCGCTACATGGACGATCTGGAGGTCCGCCACCTCGTCCGGGTTATCACCGAATGTTCGCTGCTGCTGACCGATGTCTATTCGGAGGAGCGGCTGGCGCGCATCATGCACCCCGAGCGGGGCTTCCTGACGAGCCTGGTCGATCGATTGATCGAGGAGCAGCGACGCGGGGAAGGGGAGGCTTTGTACCGGGTCCGCCGCCTGCCGGACGATGTCCGCATGATCGGCGACAAGGCGCTGTTCGACATGGGTCTGCTCGGGCAACGTCAGATCAAGGGCTACGACATCGAAGACCTGGGTGCGCGGGCCTACGGGATGGCGGGCGAGGTTCTGGAGCTTCTCGCCGATGACCGACGGCTGCGTGAGTTCTTCGACGAGAACCGTCTGCTGGCGCTGCCTCTCGACGAGGAGGTCGTCTTCCTTCGCCAGTGCTCGGATCGATTCCGTCTGTATGCAGAGATTCTCAAGCGATCGCACAGCTCGCTGCCGGCGGAACAACCGGACGAGAGCCAGGGACTCGTGCCGCGTCACAAGACGACGGCCGTCCTGGCCGCGACGCAAGACACCGCGTATCTCGAGGCCGCCCAGGAGCAGAGCCCCGGTGTCTCGACGGATGTGCCTAGAAACCGAGTGCTCTCGAACTGGGAGCGGATGCTGATCTTCGCCGACCTCGACATGGCGCAGATTCAGGGGGCACTCGACGCGACGGTCATCGATCAGCAACAGGCGGTCCAGCAACTCTGCGACGAATTCAGCCTGTTCGCCGCCGGCACCCGCAACCAGAGCAAGCCACCGGCCTATTTCCTCGTCGGACCGACGGGTGTCGGCAAGAACCATCTGATCGAGAGGCTGGCCAGTCTCCTCGAGGGCGTCTGCGAGATCGAAGTGCCTGTCCTGACCATCGAGGGCCCCAACTACACCTATCCCTCCGATATCAACGAGTTGAAGGGCGCGACGCGTGGCTTCATCCGCTCCGACGAAGAGGGAATCCTGACCTCGTTTCATCAACGATCGTCGTCAGCACCCTTCAGTGTGATCCTGATCGATGAGGTCGAGAAGGCCCATCCGCAGCTCCTCACTTTCTTCCTGTCGATTCTTGACCGCGGGACCACAACGGACAATCGCGGAACGGTGCTGGACTTCTCCAACTGCATGTTGTTTTTCACGTCGAATCTCGGTTACAGCGACGAGCAACAGCGGAACGATCCCATTGGTTTCGCCGATTCTGCAGAGCGCGACCAGCGGGTCGATCAGGACATCCGTCGCGACCTTCGCAAATCGCTGAAGCCGGAGTTTGTCAACCGCGTAAAGATGATCCACTTCAACCGTCTGACGCGAAGCAGCATCGATCGAATCCTGGATCTGGAGTTCGACAAGATCGCCGCGCGCTACGAACGGGTTCACGACCTGCGGATCTGTCTCGACGGGAGTGCCCGCGATGAACTGATCCGAGTCGGTTTCTCGGCGACCTACGGCGCACGACATCTCGCTGCCGTGCTCGACGCGGTCTGCAACGTCGAGATCGCCAAACGGGTCCGCAAGGACGATCGTTCCGAGGAGACCGATCGGCAGGAGTTGATCCACTGGCTGAGAGAGCTGAAGAGCGGCGAGCGTCCCTTCGATGCCAATGAGGTCGAACGACGGGTCCTGGCGTCGGCACGGGCCAAACTACCCTACGGGACCCTGAAGATCGTCTTCCGCGACGGGGACTTCGAGTACCTGCCGGTCAACGACAACTCCGTCGCATGA
- a CDS encoding S41 family peptidase: protein MTQPRRSLPVFPIAVLIIGAIVGGMLGSDAQADAGQAEDQFWTFGRVLSLVEEQYVGELESDELVENAIAGLLQTLDPHSNYLNPESFSEMRDEQRGKFSGLGIQITKRGADKPLTVIAPIDGTPASRAGLQSGDVISKIEGEPTIELTVQDAVRLLKGPKGSEVTITIERPGLDDSFDVTIGRDDIPIESIRVYHMLADGVGYVRIANFTSTTVTELDTAVTELSEQGMGRLLLDLRGNPGGLLEQAVQVSDRFVGEGDKIVFTRGRVAGSNQDYFAQRGADKIDLPLIVLVNGSSASASEIVSGAIQDHDLGLVVGETTFGKGLVQRVIPLRDGGALAVTTAKYFTPSGRLIQRDYTDVEQYYMNRNGELEPGDADDIEGTSGAEIFFTDTGRKVFGGGGIHPDHTVENDNASQFILRLFRENQLFDFSVEFLSANPEIDKNVALTDEDIESFRAFLTAREVEFTPEEFAADRDLINLRLRAQIARIRWDANVESRVLSEGDKQIQKAIELFEEAEKLRADRPDDARPKDRSQDRLRADAGSIDSDPVVESESQQ, encoded by the coding sequence ATGACCCAGCCCCGTCGATCGCTACCGGTCTTCCCCATTGCCGTCCTGATCATCGGCGCCATCGTCGGCGGTATGCTCGGGAGCGACGCACAGGCCGATGCCGGCCAGGCGGAAGATCAATTCTGGACCTTCGGTCGAGTGCTCTCGCTAGTCGAGGAGCAATACGTCGGCGAGCTCGAATCCGACGAGCTGGTCGAGAACGCGATCGCCGGTCTGCTGCAGACCCTCGATCCCCACTCGAATTACCTGAATCCCGAGTCGTTCTCCGAGATGCGTGACGAACAGCGGGGCAAGTTCAGCGGACTCGGAATCCAGATTACCAAGCGCGGCGCCGACAAGCCGTTGACCGTGATCGCACCCATCGACGGAACACCGGCTTCCCGTGCCGGCCTCCAGTCGGGCGATGTGATTTCCAAGATCGAGGGAGAGCCGACGATCGAGTTGACCGTTCAGGACGCCGTGCGCCTCCTGAAGGGACCCAAGGGCAGCGAGGTCACGATCACCATCGAGCGCCCCGGTCTGGACGATAGCTTCGACGTGACGATCGGCCGTGACGACATCCCGATTGAGAGCATCCGCGTCTATCACATGCTGGCCGACGGGGTCGGCTACGTTCGGATCGCTAACTTCACCTCCACCACCGTCACCGAGCTCGACACGGCCGTGACCGAGCTCAGCGAGCAGGGCATGGGGCGGTTGCTCCTGGATCTGCGAGGCAATCCCGGCGGCCTACTGGAGCAGGCGGTCCAGGTCTCGGATCGCTTCGTCGGCGAGGGCGACAAGATCGTCTTCACCCGTGGCCGCGTCGCCGGCTCGAACCAGGACTACTTTGCCCAGCGCGGTGCCGACAAGATCGATCTGCCGCTTATCGTGCTTGTCAACGGAAGCTCCGCATCGGCCAGCGAAATCGTATCCGGTGCCATCCAGGATCACGACCTCGGACTCGTGGTGGGCGAGACGACCTTCGGCAAGGGACTCGTGCAACGGGTCATCCCATTGCGTGACGGCGGTGCACTTGCGGTCACGACGGCGAAGTACTTCACGCCTTCCGGCCGACTGATCCAACGGGACTACACCGACGTCGAGCAGTACTACATGAACCGCAACGGCGAGCTCGAGCCCGGCGATGCCGACGACATCGAAGGGACGAGCGGCGCGGAGATCTTCTTCACCGACACCGGACGCAAGGTGTTTGGAGGTGGTGGAATCCATCCGGATCACACTGTCGAGAACGACAACGCCTCGCAGTTCATCCTTCGTCTATTCCGAGAGAACCAGCTCTTCGACTTTTCCGTTGAGTTTCTTTCGGCGAACCCCGAGATCGATAAGAACGTCGCGCTTACCGACGAGGACATCGAGAGCTTCCGCGCGTTCCTCACCGCTCGAGAGGTTGAATTCACACCCGAGGAGTTCGCCGCGGATCGCGATCTGATCAATCTGCGACTCCGAGCGCAGATCGCCCGCATCCGTTGGGACGCAAACGTCGAGAGTCGAGTCCTGTCGGAGGGCGACAAGCAGATCCAGAAAGCCATCGAACTCTTCGAGGAAGCTGAGAAGCTGCGCGCCGATCGGCCCGACGACGCCCGACCGAAAGATCGTTCTCAGGATCGGCTCCGTGCTGATGCCGGATCGATCGACTCCGACCCGGTCGTGGAATCAGAGAGCCAGCAGTAG
- the tatC gene encoding twin-arginine translocase subunit TatC, with amino-acid sequence MTEPDAPRGSMTLLEHLDELRKRLFKAVLAYLIALGACWVVSERLVGFIVQPIRDHLFEGSDIVFIHVSEAFMIYMKSAALTAIFVAAPLIFYQLWAFIAPALYKNERRWVFPFLLFSTLFFVGGGAFGYYVATPIAASWLLNLGSEFTAQITLRSAFSFQSTLILGMGAVFEMPILIFFLARIGVVTPAFLMRNFRYAVLVIALLSAVITPTGDMMTMAVFAVPMILLYLLGVGVAAISGRSRR; translated from the coding sequence ATGACGGAGCCTGACGCGCCGCGAGGATCGATGACCCTGCTGGAGCATCTCGACGAGCTCCGCAAGCGTCTGTTCAAGGCCGTGCTGGCCTACCTGATCGCGCTGGGTGCGTGCTGGGTCGTCAGCGAGCGTCTCGTCGGCTTCATCGTCCAGCCGATTCGCGACCATCTGTTCGAAGGCAGCGACATCGTCTTCATTCATGTCTCCGAGGCGTTCATGATCTACATGAAGAGCGCCGCGTTGACCGCGATCTTTGTTGCCGCGCCGCTGATCTTCTATCAGTTGTGGGCGTTCATCGCGCCGGCGCTCTACAAGAACGAGAGACGGTGGGTCTTCCCGTTCCTACTGTTCAGCACGTTGTTCTTCGTTGGGGGGGGAGCGTTCGGCTACTACGTGGCGACACCGATTGCCGCATCGTGGCTGCTCAATCTCGGCAGCGAGTTCACGGCACAGATCACGCTCCGCTCGGCGTTCAGTTTTCAGAGCACACTGATTCTGGGTATGGGCGCCGTCTTCGAGATGCCGATCCTGATCTTCTTTCTCGCCCGGATCGGCGTCGTGACACCGGCGTTTCTGATGCGCAATTTCCGCTACGCCGTTCTAGTGATCGCGCTGCTCTCCGCCGTCATCACGCCGACCGGCGACATGATGACGATGGCTGTCTTCGCGGTGCCGATGATCCTGCTCTATCTGCTGGGAGTAGGAGTCGCGGCGATCTCGGGCCGGTCGCGTCGATGA